In a genomic window of Taeniopygia guttata chromosome 13, bTaeGut7.mat, whole genome shotgun sequence:
- the HAND1 gene encoding heart- and neural crest derivatives-expressed protein 1 isoform X2, with product MNLVGGYQHHHHHHHHHHMLHDPFLFGPAARCHQERSYFPGWVLNPAEATPELAGQSPNYGPAEYGPAGPGRLEALSGRLGRRKGVGGPKKERRRTESINSAFAELRECIPNVPADTKLSKIKTLRLATSYIAYLMEVLAKDSQPGDTEGFKAELKKADGRENKRKRETPEVYSQPLGHGEKKLKGRTGWPQQVWALELNP from the exons ATGAACCTGGTGGGGGGCTACCAGcatcaccaccatcaccaccatcaccaccacaTGCTGCACGACCCTTTCCTCTTCGGGCCGGCGGCGCGGTGCCACCAGGAGCGCTCCTACTTCCCCGGCTGGGTGCTCAACCCGGCCGAGGCGACCCCCGAGCTCGCCGGGCAGAGCCCGAACTACGGCCCCGCCGAGTACGGCccggccggcccggggcggctGGAGGCTCTCAGCGGCCGCCTGGGACGGCGAAAAGGTGTCGGGGGACCCAAGAAGGAGCGGCGGAGGACGGAGAGCATCAACAGCGCCTTCGCCGAGCTCCGCGAGTGCATCCCCAACGTGCCCGCCGACACCAAGCTCTCCAAAATCAAGACCCTGCGCCTGGCCACCAGCTACATCGCTTACCTGATGGAGGTGCTGGCCAAGGACAGCCAGCCCGGGGACACCGAGGGCTTCAAAGCCGAACTCAAGAAGGCGGACGGCAGGGAGAacaagaggaaaagggagaCG CCCGAGGTGTATTCGCAGCCTCTGGGTCACGGCGAGAAGAAGCTGAAGGGCCGGACGGGTTGGCCCCAGCAGGTCTGGGCTCTGGAACTGAACCCCTGA
- the HAND1 gene encoding heart- and neural crest derivatives-expressed protein 1 isoform X1 — protein MNLVGGYQHHHHHHHHHHMLHDPFLFGPAARCHQERSYFPGWVLNPAEATPELAGQSPNYGPAEYGPAGPGRLEALSGRLGRRKGVGGPKKERRRTESINSAFAELRECIPNVPADTKLSKIKTLRLATSYIAYLMEVLAKDSQPGDTEGFKAELKKADGRENKRKRETQPEVYSQPLGHGEKKLKGRTGWPQQVWALELNP, from the exons ATGAACCTGGTGGGGGGCTACCAGcatcaccaccatcaccaccatcaccaccacaTGCTGCACGACCCTTTCCTCTTCGGGCCGGCGGCGCGGTGCCACCAGGAGCGCTCCTACTTCCCCGGCTGGGTGCTCAACCCGGCCGAGGCGACCCCCGAGCTCGCCGGGCAGAGCCCGAACTACGGCCCCGCCGAGTACGGCccggccggcccggggcggctGGAGGCTCTCAGCGGCCGCCTGGGACGGCGAAAAGGTGTCGGGGGACCCAAGAAGGAGCGGCGGAGGACGGAGAGCATCAACAGCGCCTTCGCCGAGCTCCGCGAGTGCATCCCCAACGTGCCCGCCGACACCAAGCTCTCCAAAATCAAGACCCTGCGCCTGGCCACCAGCTACATCGCTTACCTGATGGAGGTGCTGGCCAAGGACAGCCAGCCCGGGGACACCGAGGGCTTCAAAGCCGAACTCAAGAAGGCGGACGGCAGGGAGAacaagaggaaaagggagaCG CAGCCCGAGGTGTATTCGCAGCCTCTGGGTCACGGCGAGAAGAAGCTGAAGGGCCGGACGGGTTGGCCCCAGCAGGTCTGGGCTCTGGAACTGAACCCCTGA